A stretch of Aphelocoma coerulescens isolate FSJ_1873_10779 chromosome 1A, UR_Acoe_1.0, whole genome shotgun sequence DNA encodes these proteins:
- the CCDC71L gene encoding coiled-coil domain-containing protein 71L: MTRSRKQAALERGAGKMNTEAGSAAAAAAGARAATAAAAGAGAAGSEPAAAAWGLEGEAEKVVYSRSQVSFAGTKALGDALKLFMPKSTEFMSSDSELWNFLCSLKHEFSPVILRSKDVYGYSSCRAVVPDPPPPSERPRRRAGKRRLPAADAKRGAGAAGGSAKRRRRRRRRRRERGRQRPAAGGPRAQEGEAVASAPEPPGEQADSEQGSPAAAAAAWEPFGGKSLEEIWKAATPRLTTFPTIRVRGSMWSRRSLAAARRRAQRILGVDLSPVVRVRRFPVAPS, translated from the coding sequence ATGACCCGCAGTAGGAAGCAGGCGGCGCTGGAGAGAGGAGCCGGGAAGATGAACACAGAGGCGGGGAGcgccgcggcggcggccgcgggagcCCGGGCGGCGACGGCGGcggcagcaggggcaggggcagccgGCAGCGAACCGGCGGCCGCCGcctgggggctggagggggaagcggAGAAAGTTGTGTACTCGCGCTCGCAGGTCTCCTTCGCTGGCACCAAGGCGCTGGGTGACGCCCTCAAGCTCTTCATGCCCAAGTCCACGGAGTTCATGAGCTCCGACTCGGAGCTGTGGAACTTCCTTTGCAGCCTCAAGCACGAGTTCTCCCCGGTCATCCTCCGCAGCAAGGACGTCTACGGATACTCCTCCTGCCGCGCCGTCGTCCCCGACCCGCCGCCGCCCTcggagcggccccgccgccgcgccggcaaGCGGCGCCTCCCGGCTGCCGACGCcaagcgcggggccggggcggcgggcggcagcgccaagcggcggcggcggcggcggcgccgcaggAGGGAGCGGGGCAGGCAGCGGCCCGCGGCCGGTGGCCCCCGTGCGCAGGAGGGGGAGGCGGTGGCGTCGGCGCCGGAGCCGCCGGGCGAGCAGGCAGACAGCGAGCAGGGcagcccggcggcggcggcggccgcctgGGAGCCGTTTGGCGGCAAGTCGCTGGAGGAGATCTGGAAGGCGGCCACCCCCCGCCTCACCACGTTCCCCACCATCCGTGTGCGGGGCAGCATGTGGAGCCGGCGGAGCCTGGCGGcagcgcggcggcgggcgcagcgGATCCTCGGCGTGGACCTATCCCCCGTGGTGCGGGTGCGCCGCTTCCCCGTGGCACCGTCCTGA